In one Oncorhynchus masou masou isolate Uvic2021 chromosome 23, UVic_Omas_1.1, whole genome shotgun sequence genomic region, the following are encoded:
- the LOC135510239 gene encoding zinc finger protein 792-like: MSKLQSLRVFLNERLTAAAVEIFGAVEKTVVEYQEENDRLRRLLRRAPEIPLCRIDSLQLSVSEEEVPPEQQHCEQEWSPSLEQKDPETKQIKEEQEEVRTSQEEEQLQGLEPDIMKFIFTPSCVKSECDLEDPLWSLTLPQTQTVENRERDSKPVDPKPFVTVTHIKGLYIPCDPPGNQNNASRHSSAVSNDPVGLDSSPPLDPSPPLDPNPPMGEHCSKLCTTPRKTSHFRDCGETFALKAELQRHVTLTKKRLSECSFGNKLNNSTCKLKAHVQLCHSGKLCICPVCGKIIKYKGDLSRHLSIHTGEKPFGCGDCGKSFYQKGDLRKHILTHTQQKPFSCGVCGKSFYQKGNLTDHIRTHTGEKPFSCGDCGKSFNLKGNLRKHKLTHTGEKPFSCGDCEKSFTQKSNLLTHVKNIHKGGKQDEN; encoded by the exons ATGTCTAAACTACAGTCGTTGCGTGTGTTTTTAAATGAGCGTTTAACCGCGGCTGCTGTGGAGATTTTCGGTGCAGTTGAGAAAACGGTAGTGGAATACCAGGAGGAGAATGATCGGCTACGGAGACTGCTGCGGAGGGCACCGGAGATACCACtatgtagaatag ACTCGctgcagctctctgtctctgaagaGGAGGTTCCCCCTGAGCAGCAGCACTGTGAGCAGGAGTGGAGCCCCAGTCTGGAACAGAAGGACCCAGAGACCAAACAGAttaaagaggaacaggaggaagtcaggaccagtcaggaggaagagcagcttcaaGGTCTGGAGCCTGATATCATGAAGTTCATATTCACTCCTTCCTGTGTGAAAAGTGAATGTGATCTGGAGGACCCACTTTGGTCCTTGACTCTTCCCCAAACCCAGActgtggagaacagagagagagactctaaACCAGTGGATCCCAAACCTTTTGTCACTGTGACCCACATTAAGGGTCTCTACATTCCCTGTGACCCTCCAGGTAATCAAAACAATGCCTCCAGACACAGTTCAGCTGTAAGCAATGACCCAGTAGGACTTGACAGTAGCCCACCATTGGATCCCAGTCCACCATTGGATCCCAACCCACCAATGGGGGAACACTGTTCCAAACTCTGCACCACGCCGAGAAAAACTAGCCACTTTCGTGACTGTGGTGAAACGTTTGCTCTGAAAGCTGAACTGCAGAGACATGTGACTCTTACCAAGAAGAGACTCAGTGAATGCAGCTTCGGCAATAAACTCAACAACTCCACCTGTAAACTGAAGGCCCATGTCCAACTCTGTCACAGTGGGAAACTCTGTATCTGTCCAGTTTGTGGAAAGATCATCAAATACAAAGGAGATCTGTCCAGGCACCTGagtattcacacaggagagaagccatttggctgtggtgactgtgggaaaagcttcTATCAGAAGGGAGACCTAAGGAAACATATACTGACTCACACACAACagaaaccatttagctgtggtGTCTGTGGGAAAAGCTTCTATCAGAAGGGGAACCTTACAGATCATATAaggactcacacaggagagaaaccatttagctgtggtgactgtgggaaaagcttcaATTTGAAGGGGAACCTAAGGAAGCATAAactgactcacacaggagagaaaccatttagctgtggAGACTGTGAGAAAAGCTTCACTCAAAAGTCTAACCTGCTGACGCATGTGAAAAACATCCACAAAGGAGGAAAGCAGGATGAAAATTAG
- the LOC135510240 gene encoding zinc finger protein 550-like: MSKLQMLRVFLNERLTAAAVEIFGAVEKTVVEYQEENDRLRRLLGITTEIQLCRIDSLQLSVSEEEVPPEQQHCEQEWSPSLGQKDPETKQIKEEQEEVRTSQEEEQLQGLFDTKDSIFTPSCVKSECDQMDPCQEAVRAEHPTLSPLKTSKLQLLSVLLNECLTASAAVEIFGAIEKAVADYQEENDRLRRLLQRTPEIQLCRIDSLQLSVSEEEVPPEQQHCEQEWCPSLGQKDPETKQIKEEQEEVRTSQEEEQLQGLEPDIMKFIFTPSCLKSECDLEDQTQTVENRERDSKPVDLIPFGTVTHIKGLNIPCDPPDNQNIASSHSSAVSNDPVGLDSSPPLDPSPPLDPNPPMGEHCSKPSTTPRKTHHCRDCGETFALKADLQRHVTLTKKRLSDCSFGNKLNNSTCKLKAHIQPCICPVCGKIIKYKGDLSRHMSIHTGEKPFVCGDCGKSFSQKGNLNLHKLTHTGEKPFSCGDCGKSFNQKGDLGKHILTHTQQKTFSCGICGKSFYHKGNLTDHIRTHTGEKPFSCGDCGKSFNLKGNLRKHKLTHTGEKPFSCGDCEKSFTQKSNLLTHVKNIHKGGKQDEN, from the exons ATGTCTAAACTACAGATGTTGCGTGTGTTTTTAAATGAACGTTTAACGGCGGCTGCTGTGGAGATTTTCGGGGCAGTTGAGAAAACGGTAGTGGAATACCAGGAGGAGAATGATCGGCTACGGAGACTGCTGGGGATCACAACGGAGATACAACTATGTAGAATAG actccctgcagctctctgtctctgaagaGGAGGTTCCCCCTGAGCAGCAGCACTGTGAGCAGGAGTGGAGCCCCAGTCTGGGACAGAAGGACCCAGAGACCAAACAGAttaaagaggaacaggaggaagtcaggaccagtcaggaggaagagcagcttcaaGGGCTCTTTGATACCAAAGACTCCATATTCACTCCTTCCTGTGTGAAAAGTGAATGTGATCAGATGGACCCATGTCAAGAAGCCGTACGAGCTGAACACCCAACTCTCAGTCCACTGAAAACGTCTAAACTACAGTTGTTGAGTGTGTTGTTAAATGAATGTTTAACGGCATCTGCTGCTGTGGAGATTTTTGGTGCGATTGAGAAAGCTGTAGCAGATTACCAGGAGGAGAATGATCGGCTACGGAGACTGCTGCAGAGGACACCAGAGATACAGCtatgtagaatag aCTCCctgcagctctctgtctctgaagaGGAGGTTCCCCCTGAGCAGCAGCACTGTGAGCAGGAGTGGTGCCCCAGTCTGGGACAGAAGGACCCAGAGACCAAACAGAttaaagaggaacaggaggaagtcaggaccagtcaggaggaagagcagcttcaaGGCCTAGAGCCTGATATCATGAAGTTCATATTCACTCCTTCCTGTTTGAAAAGTGAATGTGATCTGGAGGACCAAACCCAGActgtggagaacagagagagagactctaaACCAGTGGATCTTATACCTTTTGGAACTGTGACCCACATTAAGGGTCTTAACATTCCCTGTGACCCTCCAGATAATCAAAACATTGCCTCCAGCCACAGCTCAGCCGTAAGCAATGACCCAGTAGGACTTGACAGTAGCCCACCATTAGATCCCAGTCCACCATTGGATCCCAACCCACCAATGGGGGAACACTGTTCCAAACCCAGCACCACGCCTAGAAAAACTCACCACTGCCGTGACTGTGGAGAAACATTTGCTCTGAAAGCTGACCTGCAGAGGCATGTGACTCTCACCAAGAAGAGACTCAGTGACTGCAGTTTCGGCAATAAACTCAACAACTCCACCTGTAAACTGAAGGCCCATATCCAACCCTGTATCTGTCCAGTTTGTGGAAAGATCATCAAATACAAAGGAGATCTGTCCAGGCACATGagtattcacacaggagagaaaccatttgtctgtggtgactgtgggaaaagcttcaGTCAGAAGGGAAACCTGAACTTGCACAAACTGACTCACACGggagagaaaccatttagctgtggtgactgtgggaaaagcttcaATCAGAAGGGAGACCTAGGGAAACATATACTGActcacacacaacagaaaacatttAGCTGTGGTATCTGTGGGAAAAGCTTCTATCATAAGGGGAACCTTACAGATCATATAaggactcacacaggagagaaaccatttagctgtggtgactgtgggaaaagcttcaATTTGAAGGGGAACCTAAGGAAGCATAAactgactcacacaggagagaaaccatttagctgtggAGACTGTGAGAAAAGCTTCACTCAAAAGTCTAACCTGCTGACGCATGTGAAAAACATCCACAAAGGAGGAAAGCAGGATGAAAATTAG